One genomic window of Glycine soja cultivar W05 chromosome 9, ASM419377v2, whole genome shotgun sequence includes the following:
- the LOC114425233 gene encoding AT-hook motif nuclear-localized protein 9-like: MDRGDQMALSGSYYMQQRGIPGSGGQPELHISPNMRPLSNPNLPFQSSIGGGTIGSTLPLESSAISAHGVNVGAPTGAPLGEPVKRKRGRPRKYGTDGSVSLALTPTPTSSSHPGALSQSQKRGRGRPPGTGKKQQLASLGELMSGSAGMGFTPHIINIASGEDIATKIMAFSQQGPRVVCILSANGAVSTVTLRQPSTSGGTVTYEGRFEIVCLSGSYLVTENGGSRNRTGGLSVSLASPDGRVIGGGVGGVLIASSPVQVVVGSFLWGGSKTKNKKKESSEGAEVAVESDHQGVHNPVSLNSISQNQNLPPTPPSLSPWSTSRPLDMRNSHVDIDLMRG, encoded by the exons ATGGATCGTGGGGACCAAATGGCGTTATCCGGGTCTTACTATATGCAGCAAAGAGGAATACCTGGATCTGGAGGACAACCTGAGTTACATATTTCACCTAATATGCGTCCACTGTCTAATCCAAATCTACCATTTCAATCCAGCATTGGTGGTGGTACCATTGGATCCACATTGCCATTGGAATCTTCAGCAATTTCGGCCCATGGTGTCAATGTGGGAGCTCCTACTGGGGCACCTCTAGGGGAACCTGtcaaaaggaagagaggaaggCCTAGGAAATATGGTACCGATGGAAGTGTGTCATTGGCATTGACTCCAACTCCAACATCATCTAGCCATCCTGGAGCCTTGTCACAAAGCCAGAAACGGGGCAGAGGGCGCCCCCCGGGGACTGGGAAAAAACAGCAATTGGCTTCTCTTG GTGAATTGATGTCTGGTTCAGCTGGGATGGGATTCACTCCTCATATCATCAACATTGCAAGTGGAGAA GACATTGCAACAAAAATCATGGCATTTTCTCAGCAGGGACCTAGAGTTGTATGCATTTTGTCAGCCAATGGTGCTGTCTCTACTGTCACACTTCGTCAGCCATCAACTTCAGGCGGCACTGTCACATACGAG GGGCGCTTCGAGATAGTGTGTCTGTCAGGCTCTTACTTGGTCACTGAAAATGGTGGCTCACGCAATCGAACTGGTGGATTGAGTGTGTCCCTTGCTAGTCCTGATGGTCGTGTCATTGGCGGCGGAGTTGGTGGAGTGCTTATTGCATCAAGCCCTGTTCAG GTGGTAGTTGGGAGCTTTCTATGGGGAGGATCAAAGacaaagaacaagaaaaaggaatcCTCAGAAGGTGCAGAAGTTGCTGTGGAGTCAGATCATCAGGGAGTTCATAATCCAGTTTCACTGAATAGCATCTCACAAAATCAAAACCTTCCTCCAACTCCCCCATCTCTAAGTCCTTGGTCAACATCACGTCCGTTGGACATGCGTAATTCCCATGTGGACATTGATTTAATGCGTGGGTGA